A single window of Halobacillus naozhouensis DNA harbors:
- a CDS encoding CCA tRNA nucleotidyltransferase — translation MYNDPLFQTSFSLLTQLHRKGFEGHIVGGAVRDLVLGRPVGDIDIATSATPDQVNQVFDQVIPIGVEHGTVLVRYQSQSFEVTTYRTEQGYTDFRHPDQVSFVQSIQDDLSRRDFTINAMAMDANEKIIDPYGGKDDLANGRIRAVGDAQTRFSEDPLRMMRALRFASQLQFEVESEVRTAIEDQAAKLGHIATERVAIEFAKLTAGVNYKEGLQLCSQLGVFSHLPIFSKYHHLQKVVPADRLEGFAVLITYYYEQDNNIDILQWVKSWKQSNKVKRDSFSLAQALREFRKKDEVTHWLVYQLPEHLLISFVQLLRALGYRIEEQCLTNVAAKLPIQSRNDLAFGAKDLIQLFPQKPKGPWIKSGVEKIEYAVVNKQLPNKYEQIKEWVDQWNPPVNN, via the coding sequence ATGTATAATGATCCGCTATTTCAAACGTCCTTCAGCTTATTAACACAACTTCATCGTAAAGGGTTTGAGGGTCATATAGTGGGAGGGGCCGTACGTGACCTTGTATTAGGCAGACCTGTCGGTGACATAGATATTGCTACGTCAGCTACTCCTGATCAAGTAAACCAGGTTTTTGATCAAGTCATCCCTATTGGGGTAGAACACGGGACAGTGCTTGTCCGTTACCAATCTCAATCGTTTGAAGTGACAACGTATCGGACAGAGCAAGGGTATACCGATTTCAGGCATCCTGACCAAGTATCGTTTGTGCAATCAATACAGGATGATTTATCAAGACGAGACTTTACCATTAACGCTATGGCCATGGATGCTAATGAAAAAATCATTGACCCATACGGAGGGAAAGATGATCTTGCAAATGGGCGGATTCGAGCAGTTGGCGACGCTCAGACGCGTTTCAGTGAAGATCCGTTAAGAATGATGAGGGCCTTGAGGTTTGCCAGTCAGCTTCAATTTGAAGTCGAATCAGAAGTACGAACTGCTATAGAAGATCAGGCAGCTAAACTTGGGCATATTGCTACAGAGCGCGTTGCAATCGAATTTGCAAAACTGACAGCAGGTGTAAACTACAAGGAAGGTCTGCAATTATGCAGCCAACTTGGCGTCTTTTCGCATCTTCCAATTTTTTCAAAATACCATCACTTGCAAAAGGTTGTACCAGCAGATCGCTTAGAAGGGTTTGCTGTTTTGATCACTTATTATTACGAGCAAGACAATAACATAGATATACTTCAGTGGGTGAAAAGTTGGAAACAATCTAATAAAGTCAAAAGGGATTCTTTTTCGCTTGCCCAAGCGTTACGTGAGTTTCGGAAAAAGGATGAAGTTACTCATTGGCTTGTTTATCAATTGCCGGAACACCTGCTAATCTCTTTTGTCCAATTGTTAAGAGCATTAGGGTATCGTATCGAAGAACAGTGTCTTACTAATGTTGCAGCCAAGCTTCCGATTCAGTCACGTAACGACCTGGCATTTGGAGCTAAGGATTTGATTCAGTTATTTCCTCAAAAGCCAAAAGGACCTTGGATTAAATCAGGTGTTGAAAAAATAGAATATGCTGTCGTCAATAAACAATTGCCAAACAAATATGAACAAATAAAGGAGTGGGTCGATCAATGGAATCCACCCGTAAACAATTAA
- the bshA gene encoding N-acetyl-alpha-D-glucosaminyl L-malate synthase BshA — MSKIGITCYPTVGGSGVIATELGKILAERGHEIHFITSQVPFRLNRVYPNIYYHEVEVSSYPVFQHPPYDLALANKMAEVINRENLDILHVHYAMPHAVLAILAKQMAEHDVKIVTTLHGTDITVLAIDSSLKQMIKFGIEQSDRVTAVSESLVKQTQEMLKTEKTMDVIYNFVDEREYYRQPNDELKAQYHIDKGEKVLIHISNFRKVKRVPDVIQAFAQIQKNIPSKLLLVGDGPEYAACYQLVEELGIADAVLFLGKQENVSELLSISDLKLLLSEKESFGLVLLEAMACGVPCIGTNIGGIPEVIDHGETGFITELGNTEQVVHFAEKILQDTAAHHRFSEHAKQFVRDKFASTAIVEQYEQLYRQVLNDV; from the coding sequence ATGTCGAAAATAGGAATAACCTGTTACCCCACTGTTGGGGGCTCAGGGGTAATTGCAACTGAATTAGGAAAAATATTAGCTGAAAGAGGGCATGAAATACACTTTATTACTTCACAAGTCCCGTTTCGGTTAAATCGAGTCTATCCAAACATTTATTACCATGAAGTAGAGGTAAGCAGCTATCCCGTTTTCCAGCATCCCCCCTATGATTTAGCACTTGCTAATAAAATGGCTGAGGTAATTAATCGTGAAAATCTTGATATTCTGCATGTTCATTATGCAATGCCACATGCTGTATTAGCGATCCTGGCTAAGCAAATGGCTGAACATGATGTTAAAATTGTCACTACTCTGCACGGAACAGATATTACTGTACTGGCAATTGACTCAAGTTTAAAACAGATGATTAAATTCGGAATTGAACAATCGGATCGTGTCACGGCTGTATCAGAAAGTTTAGTGAAGCAAACGCAGGAGATGCTCAAAACAGAAAAGACTATGGACGTCATCTATAACTTTGTAGATGAACGAGAATATTACAGACAGCCGAATGATGAATTAAAGGCTCAATATCATATCGATAAAGGTGAAAAAGTGTTGATCCACATTTCAAATTTCAGGAAAGTGAAACGAGTCCCGGACGTCATTCAGGCATTCGCTCAAATTCAAAAAAACATTCCATCCAAACTGCTTCTCGTAGGGGATGGTCCAGAGTATGCTGCCTGCTATCAGTTAGTCGAGGAATTAGGAATAGCAGATGCAGTACTTTTCCTCGGTAAACAGGAAAATGTAAGCGAATTGCTTTCCATTTCCGACTTAAAGCTCCTTTTATCAGAAAAAGAGAGTTTTGGCCTTGTGTTATTAGAGGCCATGGCGTGCGGTGTGCCGTGCATCGGCACAAATATCGGCGGGATACCTGAAGTCATCGATCATGGAGAAACTGGATTTATTACCGAGCTAGGTAATACGGAACAAGTTGTTCATTTTGCAGAAAAAATATTACAGGATACTGCTGCGCATCATCGCTTTTCGGAACATGCGAAGCAATTTGTAAGGGATAAGTTTGCTTCGACGGCTATTGTTGAACAATATGAACAACTTTATCGTCAGGTGTTAAATGATGTATAA
- the mgsA gene encoding methylglyoxal synthase: protein MNIALIAHDEKKQEIIQFATAYKHIFQDHQLFATGTTGKKISEASGLDVYRFQSGPVGGDQQIGAKIAQEEIDMVIFFRDPLTAQPHEPDVSALLRICDVHRVPLATNLASAEIFIRGLDRGDFQWRNIVKEKFEKKDQV from the coding sequence ATGAATATAGCATTAATTGCGCATGATGAGAAAAAGCAGGAAATCATCCAATTTGCAACAGCATACAAGCATATTTTTCAGGACCATCAATTATTTGCTACTGGTACAACAGGGAAAAAAATTTCTGAGGCCTCAGGATTGGATGTTTACAGGTTTCAATCTGGCCCTGTCGGAGGCGATCAGCAAATTGGTGCCAAAATTGCACAGGAAGAAATAGATATGGTCATTTTCTTTCGTGATCCTCTTACAGCTCAGCCCCATGAGCCTGATGTGAGTGCACTGTTGCGTATTTGTGATGTACATCGTGTTCCGTTGGCTACTAATTTAGCCAGCGCCGAAATTTTCATTCGTGGATTAGACCGTGGAGATTTTCAGTGGCGAAACATTGTGAAAGAGAAGTTTGAGAAGAAAGATCAGGTGTAA
- the dapB gene encoding 4-hydroxy-tetrahydrodipicolinate reductase gives MKQINVVVAGPRGKMGQEALKMIANEEQFQLVACIDRKHEGEKISEVTGLRDLDAIIYTDAEVCLNEVDADVLIDLTTPEFGYKHTKLALENGIRPVVGTTGFTPDQLEEVTNLSESKQLGAVIAPNFAVGAVLMMQFSKWAAKHFPDVEIIEKHHDQKLDAPSGTAIKTADLIKEERESHHQGHPDEKETLQSARGADVDGMKIHSVRLPGLVAHQEVIFGGLGQTLTIKHDSLHRESFMSGVKLAATEVMNIDTLVYGLEHLLD, from the coding sequence ATGAAACAGATTAATGTAGTTGTTGCTGGTCCTAGAGGGAAAATGGGACAAGAAGCACTAAAAATGATCGCAAATGAAGAGCAGTTTCAACTAGTGGCTTGCATCGACCGCAAGCATGAAGGAGAAAAAATTAGTGAAGTGACTGGATTGCGGGATTTAGATGCTATAATCTATACAGATGCTGAGGTTTGCCTTAATGAAGTAGATGCTGATGTACTCATCGATTTAACTACACCCGAATTTGGCTATAAGCATACGAAACTAGCCCTTGAAAATGGTATTCGTCCAGTGGTAGGAACCACAGGTTTTACTCCAGATCAACTAGAAGAAGTAACGAATCTGAGTGAATCCAAACAACTTGGAGCGGTTATTGCTCCAAATTTCGCAGTGGGTGCTGTCTTAATGATGCAATTCTCTAAATGGGCTGCCAAACATTTTCCTGATGTTGAAATTATTGAAAAGCATCATGATCAGAAACTTGATGCACCGTCAGGTACCGCAATAAAGACAGCTGATCTAATTAAAGAAGAACGTGAATCACATCACCAAGGCCATCCAGATGAAAAAGAAACATTACAAAGTGCACGCGGAGCAGATGTAGATGGAATGAAAATACACAGTGTCAGACTCCCTGGACTTGTGGCCCACCAAGAGGTGATATTTGGCGGTCTTGGACAAACACTGACGATCAAGCATGATTCCCTCCATCGTGAATCTTTTATGTCAGGCGTTAAACTGGCAGCTACTGAAGTAATGAATATTGATACGCTTGTATATGGTCTAGAACATTTACTCGATTAA
- a CDS encoding nucleotide pyrophosphohydrolase, with product MMKYTTEDIQKRVDQYISQFKEGYFSPLALQARLTEEVGEMAREINHRYGEKKKKSSEGEKALEEEMGDVIFVLTCFANSLDIDLSQAFESSMSKIETRDKNRWTRKDGENIK from the coding sequence ATGATGAAGTACACAACTGAAGACATACAAAAACGTGTAGATCAATACATATCACAATTTAAAGAGGGATACTTCTCCCCTCTGGCCTTGCAGGCAAGATTGACTGAAGAAGTAGGAGAAATGGCCAGAGAAATCAATCATCGATATGGTGAGAAGAAAAAAAAGTCGTCAGAAGGCGAAAAGGCATTAGAAGAGGAAATGGGAGATGTCATTTTCGTGCTTACATGCTTTGCCAATTCACTTGATATCGATCTGTCTCAAGCATTCGAAAGCTCAATGAGCAAAATTGAAACAAGAGATAAAAACCGCTGGACTAGAAAGGATGGAGAAAATATAAAATGA
- a CDS encoding YitT family protein, producing the protein MHVFGLKMKNILFIIVGAAIFSFGLVHFNIQNELGEGGFTGITLLLLYLFNWDPALMNILLNIPVLIIGWRILGRNTFYYSLLGIVAVSLFIRLSQMYLIEIDLASDLTLASLFAGVFAGVGLGIIFRYGGTTGGVDIIARLIHKYLGWSMGRAMFVFDAIVIFISIVTYLNPIKGMYTLVAVFVGAKVIDFIQEGAYAARGATIISQQSDQISNKINKEMDRGVTVLQGKGSFTGSNRDVLYCVIGKNEIVRLKTIIHNIDPHAFVAMSHVHDVLGEGFTLDENKNPIED; encoded by the coding sequence ATGCATGTATTTGGCTTAAAGATGAAAAATATTTTGTTTATAATAGTTGGAGCGGCCATATTTTCATTTGGATTGGTCCATTTCAACATTCAAAACGAATTAGGAGAAGGTGGATTTACCGGCATTACCCTATTACTTCTCTACCTTTTTAATTGGGATCCTGCATTAATGAATATTCTCTTAAATATTCCTGTCCTCATAATCGGATGGCGTATTCTCGGGCGCAATACTTTTTATTATTCGTTATTAGGTATCGTGGCTGTATCTCTATTTATCCGTTTATCGCAAATGTATCTTATTGAAATTGATCTGGCTTCTGATTTAACATTAGCCTCCTTGTTTGCAGGAGTTTTCGCAGGGGTGGGTCTAGGCATCATCTTCCGTTACGGTGGAACGACCGGAGGTGTCGACATCATCGCAAGACTCATCCATAAATACTTAGGATGGAGTATGGGCCGCGCTATGTTTGTCTTTGATGCCATCGTCATCTTTATCTCTATTGTTACATATTTGAATCCTATAAAGGGGATGTACACCCTTGTAGCTGTTTTCGTCGGTGCAAAAGTAATCGACTTTATTCAAGAAGGGGCTTATGCTGCAAGGGGCGCGACTATTATTTCTCAACAGAGCGATCAAATTTCGAACAAGATCAATAAAGAGATGGATCGAGGAGTTACCGTACTACAGGGAAAAGGCTCTTTCACAGGCTCAAACCGAGACGTTCTATACTGTGTGATTGGAAAGAATGAAATCGTACGATTAAAGACAATCATTCATAATATTGACCCTCATGCCTTTGTGGCAATGAGTCATGTCCATGATGTATTAGGGGAAGGATTTACCCTGGACGAAAATAAGAACCCTATAGAAGATTAA
- a CDS encoding zinc metallopeptidase, whose protein sequence is MAGFLIYFAILLIVPIWASSRVKSTYKKYSKVSTSSSMTGAEVARKILDDNGLFNVRIEEVKGMLSDHYDPRSKVIRLSSGNYHGRSMAASAVSAHEVGHAIQDAQEYAFLRFRSALVPVASFGSNISIFLIIGGFLLGMTGLALAGIIFFAAAVLFQLITLPVEFDASSRAMSQLVSTGIIRNDEERKTKKVLNAAAMTYVAGALVALAELLRFVFMFVGMNEE, encoded by the coding sequence ATGGCTGGTTTTCTAATCTACTTTGCGATTCTGTTAATTGTACCCATTTGGGCTTCTTCCCGAGTGAAGAGCACATATAAAAAGTATTCTAAAGTCTCGACCTCTTCTTCAATGACTGGGGCAGAAGTGGCACGAAAAATCCTTGATGACAATGGTTTGTTTAATGTTCGAATTGAAGAAGTAAAAGGAATGTTATCCGATCATTATGACCCGCGTTCTAAAGTGATCCGGTTATCTTCAGGTAACTATCATGGCCGGTCGATGGCGGCATCAGCTGTTTCTGCCCACGAAGTTGGGCATGCCATTCAGGATGCTCAAGAGTATGCGTTTTTACGTTTCCGAAGTGCATTAGTCCCAGTGGCAAGTTTTGGCTCAAACATCTCCATCTTTTTAATTATTGGTGGATTTTTACTAGGCATGACAGGTCTTGCCTTAGCAGGAATTATCTTCTTTGCTGCTGCAGTCTTGTTCCAGCTTATTACTTTACCTGTAGAATTTGATGCTTCAAGCAGGGCGATGAGCCAGCTGGTATCTACGGGTATTATCCGGAATGATGAAGAGAGAAAGACCAAGAAGGTTCTCAATGCAGCAGCTATGACATATGTAGCTGGAGCACTTGTGGCTTTAGCTGAATTATTAAGATTCGTATTTATGTTCGTCGGGATGAATGAAGAGTAG
- a CDS encoding sporulation protein YpjB, translating into MGRALMLCFVVCLSLFVPNINESKYINADHHSWSVFSEQYYHLMEDEKYGLANRMLNNRRAEMEQYINTLSKQHQETFYELIQPIAREQRDISEMEVDKFLFYVETVGNHRPEDFIRNELHSLREHLSQADVPATEVVSHWQSLLPTLKLYIEQEGLDPVSQAIEDYTSSGTLVAKQEIAKQLDKLLDDKSSLIGFDAFLWTAAVIGATILITLIYVGARKYVAEKREKHARDKLNS; encoded by the coding sequence TATGCTTTGTTTCGTTGTCTGTTTAAGCCTGTTTGTTCCAAACATTAATGAATCAAAGTACATTAACGCTGATCATCATTCGTGGAGTGTATTTTCGGAACAATACTATCATTTAATGGAGGATGAGAAATACGGGCTTGCCAATCGGATGCTGAATAATCGCCGTGCAGAAATGGAACAATATATAAATACTTTATCAAAGCAGCACCAGGAAACATTCTATGAACTCATTCAACCTATTGCCAGGGAACAAAGAGATATAAGTGAGATGGAAGTGGATAAGTTTCTATTCTATGTAGAGACAGTAGGAAATCACCGTCCTGAGGATTTCATCCGTAATGAGCTTCACTCATTACGCGAGCATTTGAGTCAAGCGGATGTGCCAGCGACAGAAGTAGTGTCTCATTGGCAGTCACTTCTGCCAACATTAAAGTTGTACATTGAACAAGAGGGATTAGACCCTGTCTCACAGGCCATAGAAGATTATACTAGCAGCGGTACATTAGTGGCCAAGCAAGAAATTGCTAAACAATTGGACAAGCTGCTCGATGATAAGTCTTCTCTTATAGGCTTTGATGCCTTTCTATGGACAGCAGCCGTTATTGGGGCTACAATACTCATTACACTTATCTATGTGGGGGCGAGAAAATATGTCGCGGAGAAGCGAGAAAAACATGCGCGTGACAAACTTAATAGTTGA